A genome region from Arachis duranensis cultivar V14167 chromosome 6, aradu.V14167.gnm2.J7QH, whole genome shotgun sequence includes the following:
- the LOC107492210 gene encoding uncharacterized protein LOC107492210 → MDGIKHRKVAVNGINMHIAEKGEGPVVLFLHGFPELWYSWRHQILALSDRGYHCVAPDLRGYGESDAPASIESYTSFHIVDDLVALIHSLQVEKVFLVGHDWGAIIGWYLCMLHPEMVKAYVCLSVPFLRRNPIVPPVDAMRALYGDNYYICRFQKPGEMEAEMAAAGTKYVLQNILTTRKPDPPILPPGKFVFNPDMKDTLPSWLTEEDLDYFVSNFERTGFTGALNYYRNFNRNWELEAAYSGVKIKVPVRFITGELDMVYNSLGLKEYIHDGRFKEDVPNLEHIIIQTGVAHFNTMETPEDVTNHIYTFITKFDFRSI, encoded by the exons ATGGATGGCATAAAGCATAGGAAGGTGGCAGTTAATGGCATCAACATGCATATtgcagagaaaggagaaggcCCCGTGGTGCTCTTCCTCCACGGCTTCCCAGAGCTCTGGTACTCCTGGCGCCACCAGATTCTCGCTCTCAGCGACAGAGGGTACCACTGTGTGGCCCCTGATCTCCGCGGCTATGGGGAAAGCGATGCTCCTGCTTCCATCGAAAGCTACACGAGCTTCCACATAGTGGATGACCTTGTTGCACTTATTCACTCTCTTCAAGTTGAGAAAGTGTTCTTAGTGGGTCATGATTGGGGTGCAATCATCGGTTGGTACCTCTGCATGCTTCATCCTGAAATGGTTAAAGCCTACGTATGCCTCAGCGTCCCCTTCCTTCGAAGAAATCCCATAGTTCCCCCCGTGGACGCCATGCGTGCTCTCTACGGAGATAACTACTATATCTGCAGATTTCAG AAACCGGGTGAGATGGAAGCGGAAATGGCCGCAGCTGGGACTAAGTACGTGCTTCAAAACATCCTTACAACTCGCAAGCCTGATCCTCCGATCTTGCCCCCGGGCAAGTTTGTATTCAATCCTGATATGAAAGACACCCTGCCTTCTTGGCTAACGGAGGAGGATCTTGATTATTTTGTCTCCAATTTCGAGAGGACGGGATTCACCGGAGCATTGAATTACTATAGGAACTTTAACCG GAATTGGGAGCTTGAAGCAGCATATAGTGGAGTGAAAATCAAGGTGCCAGTGAGATTCATCACAGGCGAATTGGACATGGTGTACAACTCACTAGGGTTAAAGGAGTATATCCACGACGGTCGCTTTAAGGAGGATGTACCAAATTTGGAGCATATAATTATTCAAACCGGAGTTGCTCACTTCAACACTATGGAGACACCAGAGGATGTCACTAATCACATTTACACATTCATTACCAAGTTCGATTTCCGCTCCATCTAG
- the LOC107492214 gene encoding uncharacterized protein LOC107492214, which translates to MEGIEHRSVEVNGINMHVAEKGQGPVVLFLHGFPELWYSWRHQILALSDRGYRCVAPDLRGFGDTDAPASVDSYNGFHVVGDLVALIQSLQVEQVFLVGHDWGALIGWYLCMFRPQLIKAYVCLSVPFLRRNPTVPTVDSMRALYGDDYYICRFQEEGKVEAEMAQVGAEYVVKNIITTRKTGPPIFPKGEYGTAFNPDMKQDLPSWLTQQDLAYFVSKFKKTGFTGGLNYYRNLNKNWELTAPWSGAKIKVSVKFITGELDMVYTSLGMKDYIESGGFKEDVPGLEEVIIQPGVAHFNNQESPLDITNHIYDFITKF; encoded by the exons ATGGAGGGAATAGAACACAGAAGCGTGGAAGTGAATGGCATCAACATGCATGTTGCAGAGAAAGGGCAAGGCCCTGTGGTGCTCTTCCTCCACGGCTTCCCAGAGCTCTGGTACTCCTGGCGCCACCAGATTCTCGCTCTCAGCGACAGAGGGTACCGCTGCGTTGCGCCCGATCTTCGCGGCTTTGGCGATACCGATGCTCCTGCTTCCGTGGACAGCTACAATGGCTTCCACGTAGTGGGTGACCTTGTCGCACTTATTCAGTCTCTTCAAGTGGAGCAAGTGTTCCTGGTGGGTCATGATTGGGGTGCACTCATTGGTTGGTACCTCTGCATGTTTCGCCCTCAACTTATCAAAGCTTATGTATGCCTCAGTGTTCCTTTCCTCCGAAGAAACCCCACTGTTCCCACCGTTGACTCCATGCGTGCTCTCTATGGAGATGACTACTATATCTGCAGATTTCAG GAAGAAGGCAAAGTGGAAGCTGAGATGGCTCAAGTTGGGGCTGAGTATGTGGTCAAGAACATAATTACAACTCGCAAGACGGGTCCTCCAATATTCCCTAAGGGAGAGTATGGAACCGCTTTCAATCCTGATATGAAACAAGATTTGCCTTCCTGGCTCACTCAACAAGATCTTGCTTATTTTGTCTCCAAATTCAAAAAGACTGGTTTCACCGGAGGATTGAATTACTATAGGAATTTAAACAA GAACTGGGAGCTGACGGCACCATGGAGTGGAGCGAAGATCAAGGTGTCAGTGAAATTCATAACAGGTGAGCTAGACATGGTATACACATCATTAGGGATGAAAGATTATATTGAGAGTGGAGGTTTCAAGGAAGATGTGCCAGGCTTGGAGGAAGTCATTATTCAACCAGGAGTGGCCCACTTCAACAACCAGGAGTCACCACTTGATATCACTAATCACATTTACGACTTCATCACCAAGTTTTGA
- the LOC107492213 gene encoding uncharacterized protein LOC107492213, whose translation MEGIEHRSVEVNGINMHVAEKGQGPVVLFLHGFPDLWYSWRHQILALSDRGYRCVAPDLRGFGDTDAPASVDSYNGFHVVGDLVALIQSLQVEQVFLVGHDWGALIGWYLCMFRPQLIKAYVCLSVPFPRRNPTVPTVDSMRALYGDDYYICRFQEEGKVEAEMAQVGAEYVVKNIITTRKTGPPIFPKGEYGTAFNPDMKEDLPSWLTQQDLAYFVSKFEKTGFTGGLNYYRNFNKNWELTAPWSGAKIKVPVKFIAGELDSVYTSLGMKDYIESGGFKEDVPGLEEVIIQPGVAHFNNQETPHDITNHIYNFITKF comes from the exons ATGGAGGGAATAGAACACAGAAGCGTGGAAGTGAATGGCATCAATATGCATGTTGCAGAGAAAGGGCAAGGCCCTGTGGTGCTCTTCCTCCACGGCTTCCCAGATCTCTGGTACTCCTGGCGCCACCAGATTCTCGCTCTCAGCGACAGAGGGTACCGCTGCGTTGCACCCGATCTTCGCGGCTTCGGCGACACCGATGCTCCTGCTTCCGTGGACAGCTACAATGGCTTCCACGTAGTGGGTGACCTTGTTGCACTTATTCAGTCTCTTCAAGTGGAGCAAGTGTTCCTGGTGGGTCATGATTGGGGTGCACTCATTGGTTGGTACCTCTGCATGTTTCGCCCTCAACTTATCAAAGCTTATGTATGCCTCAGTGTTCCTTTCCCCCGAAGAAACCCCACCGTTCCCACCGTTGACTCCATGCGTGCTCTCTATGGAGATGACTACTATATCTGCAGATTTCAG GAAGAAGGCAAAGTGGAAGCTGAGATGGCTCAAGTTGGGGCTGAGTATGTGGTCAAGAACATAATTACAACTCGCAAGACGGGTCCTCCAATATTCCCTAAGGGAGAGTATGGAACCGCTTTCAATCCTGATATGAAAGAAGACTTGCCTTCCTGGCTCACTCAACAAGATCTTGCTTATTTTGTCTCCAAATTCGAAAAGACAGGTTTCACCGGAGGATTGAATTACTATAGGAATTTTAACAA GAACTGGGAGCTGACGGCACCATGGAGTGGAGCGAAGATCAAAGTGCCGGTGAAATTCATAGCAGGTGAGTTGGACTCGGTATACACATCGTTAGGGATGAAAGATTATATTGAGAGTGGAGGTTTCAAGGAAGATGTGCCAGGCTTGGAGGAAGTCATTATTCAACCAGGAGTAGCTCACTTCAACAATCAGGAGACACCACATGATATCACTAACCACATTTACAACTTCATTACCAAgttctga